In Patescibacteria group bacterium, a single genomic region encodes these proteins:
- the ftsA gene encoding cell division protein FtsA produces the protein MAENIIAGLDVGSTEIRLVIGQHDREDKLQIIGAVSVPSQGISKGVVKSIEDVTSSISECLEKAERLVGVPVESVWVSINSPFVRCEKSRGVVAVSRSDGEISQDDIERALEAARALSVPPNYEIIHVVPVKFIVDNQEDIKDPIGMTGVRLEVVTLIIQGLSSQIKNLTKAIFRTGLDIDDLVLSPLAAAEAVIGSRQKEIGSALINIGAATTSLAVFEEGELLHTAVIPIGSDHITSDVAIGLRCPISLADKIKINFGSANPEKFTEDKQFDIRKLVEEEEAQDEVTEISARYLSEIIEARVEEIFEKVDLELKKIERSGMLPGGVFLVGGGTKLADITDVAKRHLRLPASLGRNTNISTIIDKANDTEFLNALGLVAWGDQTKDNSSKGFSLKMPKGESVAKIAEKAKKWIQSLIP, from the coding sequence ATGGCTGAGAATATTATTGCCGGACTTGATGTCGGCTCAACAGAAATTCGTTTAGTTATCGGTCAACATGATCGAGAAGACAAGCTCCAAATCATCGGTGCGGTCTCTGTGCCGTCACAGGGAATTAGTAAGGGAGTAGTCAAAAGCATAGAGGATGTTACATCTTCTATTTCAGAGTGTCTAGAAAAGGCCGAGAGATTGGTGGGTGTGCCGGTTGAGAGTGTTTGGGTGAGCATTAATAGCCCCTTTGTACGTTGTGAAAAATCTCGTGGCGTTGTGGCAGTGAGTCGTAGTGATGGTGAGATTAGCCAGGACGACATTGAACGCGCGCTTGAAGCAGCACGTGCTTTATCTGTGCCACCAAATTATGAAATTATTCACGTTGTGCCTGTTAAATTTATCGTTGATAACCAGGAAGACATCAAGGACCCAATTGGCATGACCGGTGTTCGTTTGGAGGTGGTAACCTTAATTATTCAAGGTCTATCTAGCCAGATCAAGAACTTAACTAAAGCTATTTTTAGAACCGGTTTAGATATTGACGATTTAGTGCTGTCGCCATTGGCTGCTGCTGAAGCAGTAATCGGTTCACGCCAGAAAGAAATCGGCTCCGCTTTGATTAATATTGGCGCTGCAACAACTTCGTTGGCTGTTTTTGAGGAGGGCGAGCTTTTGCATACAGCCGTTATTCCAATTGGCTCTGATCACATTACTTCCGATGTCGCGATTGGCTTACGTTGCCCAATTAGCCTAGCAGACAAGATTAAAATCAATTTTGGTTCAGCTAATCCGGAGAAATTTACCGAAGACAAGCAATTCGATATACGCAAATTAGTCGAAGAAGAAGAAGCACAGGACGAGGTGACCGAAATTTCAGCCAGATATTTGTCAGAAATTATCGAGGCGAGAGTAGAAGAGATTTTTGAAAAAGTTGATTTAGAATTAAAGAAAATTGAAAGATCGGGCATGTTGCCAGGTGGCGTCTTTTTAGTCGGTGGTGGCACCAAATTAGCTGATATTACTGATGTTGCGAAGCGTCATTTACGCCTACCAGCTTCTTTGGGTAGAAATACCAATATTAGTACAATTATCGACAAAGCCAATGATACCGAATTTTTAAATGCTTTGGGATTGGTGGCCTGGGGTGATCAAACTAAGGATAACAGCTCCAAAGGTTTTAGCTTAAAAATGCCGAAAGGCGAATCAGTGGCTAAGATTGCAGAAAAAGCTAAGAAGTGGATTCAGTCATTAATACCGTAA
- the ybeY gene encoding rRNA maturation RNase YbeY encodes MVDVVNKTRSNINLKLVEKVSSKFLELIKEKRDVSIVFVGDKRIQDLNKSYRHKDKVTDILSFDGDRDFFGEIIIDYAQIKRQAKIFSKSVKDELVFILIHGLLHLQGYDDKTEKGRLQMEKLGESFVKKIKY; translated from the coding sequence ATGGTGGATGTTGTTAATAAAACTAGATCGAATATAAATTTGAAATTGGTGGAAAAAGTTTCAAGTAAATTTTTAGAGTTGATTAAAGAAAAGCGCGATGTGTCGATTGTGTTTGTGGGTGATAAGCGAATTCAGGATTTAAACAAGTCTTATCGCCATAAAGATAAGGTTACTGATATTTTATCTTTTGATGGTGACCGGGACTTTTTTGGCGAAATTATTATCGACTACGCCCAAATCAAAAGACAGGCCAAAATTTTTTCTAAAAGTGTTAAAGATGAGTTGGTTTTTATTTTGATTCATGGCTTATTGCATTTGCAAGGCTACGATGATAAAACCGAAAAGGGGCGCTTGCAAATGGAAAAATTAGGAGAGAGTTTTGTTAAAAAAATAAAATACTAA
- a CDS encoding diacylglycerol kinase family protein codes for MFKIKRLFKSFKYAVKGLFLVMRDEQNFRVHIIFAILALGFSWFFHITQIELIIVILLIAQVMLMEVVNSAIERVTDILKPRINDFVMEIKDIMAAAVMLSSMVAIIVGLIIFIPYILGN; via the coding sequence ATGTTTAAAATAAAACGCTTATTCAAAAGTTTTAAATACGCCGTCAAGGGTCTTTTTTTAGTAATGCGCGACGAGCAGAATTTTCGCGTGCATATTATTTTCGCCATACTGGCCTTAGGTTTTTCTTGGTTTTTTCATATTACGCAGATAGAGTTAATTATTGTTATTTTGCTAATAGCGCAGGTGATGTTAATGGAAGTTGTTAATAGCGCCATTGAGCGCGTGACCGATATCTTAAAACCGCGCATCAATGACTTTGTGATGGAAATTAAGGATATTATGGCTGCAGCAGTCATGTTGTCTTCAATGGTGGCGATAATAGTTGGTTTAATTATTTTTATACCGTATATATTAGGCAATTAA